A part of Paenibacillus donghaensis genomic DNA contains:
- a CDS encoding maltose ABC transporter substrate-binding protein: MKMKKLMVLTAAASMALSVTACGSNNNNGNNGGSNSAATNAPSESTAPAGNAGTDNTGAETAQITPEDGATLMVWESKEERAFTDAIAKEFTEKYNVPVKIEELSPTEQVTKLSQDGPSSLGADVILIPHDNLGRAASAQLLLPNDVFEQETIKNNTEAAITGASYDGLLYGYPRAVETYALFYNKSLVTEAPKTFDDVLAFGKTFTDKSKNRYGIMWEVGNMYFDYPFIASNGGYLFGDNGTNKDDIGINTDGAIQGLSEFKKLKEVLPINSGDINPDIKRGLFNSGDVAMDITGPWELAGYKAALGDNLGLTPLPTVGGKTAISLAGFKIFAVNAYTQYPNAAKLYAEFASSKEAQLMLNELVGSIPTNLEALEDPQIKDDPYVSAFAEQAKNSQPMPSIPEMGNVWSPVNAALPEIWDKGVDPKTAMDKAAQQIKDLNNGTSK; encoded by the coding sequence ATGAAAATGAAAAAGCTTATGGTTCTCACCGCCGCAGCGTCTATGGCACTTTCTGTTACTGCCTGCGGATCTAACAACAACAACGGAAATAACGGGGGCAGCAACTCAGCCGCAACGAACGCACCATCAGAAAGCACGGCTCCGGCCGGAAACGCAGGCACGGACAACACTGGCGCCGAAACTGCACAAATCACTCCTGAAGATGGCGCAACCCTGATGGTATGGGAAAGTAAGGAAGAAAGAGCCTTTACAGACGCGATCGCGAAGGAATTCACTGAAAAATACAATGTTCCGGTAAAAATTGAAGAGTTGTCACCGACAGAGCAAGTTACCAAGCTGTCCCAAGACGGTCCTTCCAGTTTGGGCGCCGACGTTATTCTGATTCCGCATGACAACCTGGGCAGAGCAGCAAGCGCACAACTCTTGCTTCCAAACGATGTGTTCGAGCAAGAAACAATAAAGAACAATACAGAAGCCGCGATTACCGGTGCCAGCTATGACGGTCTCCTGTACGGCTACCCGCGTGCAGTTGAAACTTATGCTTTGTTCTACAATAAGTCTCTTGTTACTGAAGCGCCTAAGACCTTTGATGATGTACTCGCCTTCGGCAAAACCTTCACCGACAAATCCAAAAACCGGTACGGAATCATGTGGGAAGTCGGCAACATGTATTTCGACTATCCGTTCATCGCTTCCAACGGCGGTTATCTCTTCGGGGATAACGGCACGAACAAAGACGATATCGGGATCAATACCGACGGTGCAATTCAAGGCTTGAGTGAATTTAAGAAACTGAAAGAAGTTCTGCCAATCAACAGCGGCGATATTAACCCGGATATTAAGCGCGGTCTCTTCAACTCCGGAGATGTCGCAATGGATATCACAGGTCCTTGGGAACTGGCCGGGTACAAAGCGGCTCTGGGTGACAATCTGGGACTGACACCGCTGCCGACTGTCGGTGGAAAGACTGCCATCTCCTTGGCTGGCTTCAAGATCTTCGCGGTTAACGCGTATACGCAATATCCAAATGCCGCCAAGCTCTATGCTGAGTTCGCTTCCAGCAAGGAAGCTCAGCTTATGCTGAACGAACTGGTCGGATCTATTCCAACCAATTTAGAAGCCTTGGAAGATCCGCAAATCAAGGATGACCCTTATGTATCTGCTTTTGCTGAACAGGCGAAGAACTCCCAGCCAATGCCATCTATTCCTGAAATGGGCAATGTGTGGAGTCCTGTCAACGCAGCCCTGCCGGAAATCTGGGACAAAGGCGTAGACCCTAAGACTGCAATGGATAAAGCAGCCCAACAGATCAAGGATCTGAACAACGGCACTTCGAAGTAA
- a CDS encoding glycoside hydrolase family 13 protein gives MNRTFWKEAVVYQIYPRSFQDSNGDGIGDLRGIISRLDYLQKLGIDVVWLSPVYKSPNDDNGYDISDYQDIMDEFGNLQDWEELLSGLHERGIRLMMDLVINHSSDEHAWFAESRSSKENPYRDYYIWRPGGPDGEPPNNWSSIFSGPAWELDEATGEYYLHLFSRKQPDLNWENPRLREALYKMITFWLDKGVDGLRMDVINLISKADGLPTVERADLAPGELAGGGEYYMNGPRVHEFLQEMNRQVLSKYDIMTVGETPGATVEDAILYTAEDRNELQMVFQFEHMDVDSGPDGKWDVTPWSLQGLRAILHKWQVGLAEQGWNSLYLNNHDQPRMVSRFGNDGAYRVLSAKMLATLLHTLKGTPYIYQGEEIGMTNVKFPVLEDYQDIETHNMYREKMKAGDVEHETILKAIHAKGRDNARTPMQWSTAEHGGFTDGTPWLKVNPNYTSINVEEALADPDSVFHYYRQLIALRKHHPVMVYGDYELLLPEHEYIYAYTRTLEDIRWLVLLNFSDQPQQAELPDELKRLEARIIGNYAESSVLPGLLRPYEAAVYKLKG, from the coding sequence ATGAACAGAACCTTTTGGAAAGAAGCTGTGGTCTATCAAATCTATCCGCGCAGCTTCCAGGACAGCAACGGCGACGGGATCGGCGATCTGCGCGGCATCATCTCCCGTCTGGATTATCTGCAGAAGCTGGGAATCGACGTAGTCTGGCTGTCCCCGGTATACAAGTCTCCCAACGATGACAACGGCTATGATATCAGTGACTATCAGGATATTATGGATGAATTCGGCAACCTTCAGGACTGGGAAGAGCTGCTCAGCGGACTACATGAACGCGGCATACGGCTGATGATGGACCTTGTGATCAACCACTCCTCGGATGAGCATGCCTGGTTCGCGGAATCCCGCTCCTCCAAGGAGAACCCGTACCGCGATTATTATATCTGGCGGCCGGGCGGTCCAGACGGCGAGCCGCCCAACAATTGGAGCTCCATCTTCAGCGGACCGGCCTGGGAGCTGGATGAAGCCACCGGCGAATATTACCTCCACCTGTTCTCGCGCAAGCAGCCAGACCTGAACTGGGAGAACCCGCGCCTGCGCGAGGCTCTCTACAAGATGATCACCTTCTGGCTGGACAAGGGGGTCGACGGGCTGCGGATGGACGTGATCAATCTGATCTCCAAGGCAGATGGCCTGCCTACTGTGGAACGGGCGGATCTGGCTCCCGGCGAGCTGGCCGGAGGGGGAGAATATTATATGAATGGGCCGCGGGTCCATGAGTTTTTGCAGGAAATGAACCGGCAGGTGTTATCCAAATACGACATTATGACCGTTGGCGAAACTCCTGGAGCTACTGTTGAGGATGCGATTCTCTACACCGCAGAAGACCGCAATGAGCTGCAAATGGTCTTTCAATTCGAGCATATGGATGTGGATTCGGGACCAGACGGCAAATGGGATGTCACCCCGTGGAGTCTGCAAGGCCTGCGCGCGATTCTCCATAAATGGCAGGTTGGACTGGCCGAGCAAGGCTGGAACAGCCTGTACCTCAACAACCATGACCAACCGCGGATGGTCTCACGGTTCGGGAATGACGGAGCTTACCGTGTGCTCTCTGCCAAGATGCTGGCCACGCTGCTCCACACCCTGAAGGGTACTCCCTATATTTATCAAGGTGAGGAGATTGGGATGACGAATGTGAAGTTCCCGGTGCTGGAGGATTATCAGGATATTGAGACCCATAATATGTACAGGGAGAAGATGAAAGCCGGCGATGTGGAGCATGAGACTATTCTGAAGGCGATTCACGCCAAAGGCCGTGATAATGCCCGAACCCCCATGCAGTGGAGCACGGCTGAGCATGGAGGCTTCACGGATGGTACCCCTTGGTTGAAGGTGAATCCGAACTATACTTCCATTAATGTAGAGGAAGCGCTGGCTGACCCGGATTCCGTGTTTCATTATTACCGGCAGCTGATAGCCCTGCGCAAACATCATCCGGTTATGGTTTACGGAGACTATGAGCTATTGCTCCCCGAGCATGAATATATCTATGCCTATACACGCACTCTGGAAGATATACGCTGGCTGGTTTTGCTTAATTTCAGCGACCAGCCGCAGCAAGCGGAGCTGCCGGATGAGCTGAAACGCCTAGAAGCAAGGATTATCGGAAACTATGCGGAGAGTTCAGTACTGCCTGGACTGCTGCGCCCCTATGAAGCTGCCGTCTACAAGCTGAAAGGCTGA
- a CDS encoding glycoside hydrolase family 13 protein has protein sequence MLLEAVYHRPRLNWSYAYDENTIHLRLRAKKGDLTEVYAWAGDKYAWDTTKELIPMTLFTSDAMFDYWECESVPPHRRLKYGFLLQKDHERIWMTENDFQTERPNNPNRLFEFPYINRGDVFAPPAWVKDAVFYQIFPERFANGDPNLSPEKVEPWGGTPTPTNFFGGDLQGVIDHLDYLEGLGITGIYFTPVFSGTTNHKYDTEDYMKVDPHFGDTETLKKLVEACHARGIRVLLDAVFNHSGRTFAPFVDVLEKGEASRYKDWFHIREFPLQVTDGYPTYDAFAFEPLMPKLNTENPEVKQYLLEIAEYWIRETGIDGWRLDVANEVDHEFWRDFRKVVKRANPQAYILGEIWHESAPWLEGDKFDAVMNYPFTDAVLDFFVNDSLDAEGFANSIGKQLSRYPLQASEVAFNLLDSHDTPRLLTLAGGDKKKLKLAALFQFTFMGTPCIYYGDEIGMDGEGDPGCRKCMEWDPAKQDLELFAYYRTLIDIRNSHPALRTGTFTFLEAQRQGSKLAYERRLGEDVVVVLVNTEETAQTFRVNVEEVHWENVLTGDSLRTERGNLAVKLPAYGSAVLKAIF, from the coding sequence ATGTTATTAGAAGCTGTCTATCATCGTCCCCGCTTGAATTGGTCTTATGCTTATGACGAGAACACCATCCACCTGCGGCTGCGGGCCAAAAAAGGCGATCTAACCGAGGTCTATGCCTGGGCGGGAGACAAATATGCCTGGGACACCACCAAAGAACTGATTCCGATGACTCTGTTCACCTCAGATGCGATGTTTGATTACTGGGAATGCGAATCTGTGCCGCCGCACCGCAGGCTGAAGTACGGTTTCCTCCTGCAGAAGGATCATGAACGCATCTGGATGACCGAAAATGACTTTCAGACCGAGCGTCCGAACAATCCGAACCGGCTGTTTGAGTTCCCTTATATCAACCGCGGCGATGTGTTTGCACCCCCGGCCTGGGTCAAGGACGCCGTGTTCTATCAAATCTTCCCGGAGCGTTTCGCAAACGGCGATCCCAACCTCAGCCCGGAGAAGGTGGAGCCATGGGGCGGCACACCTACACCAACCAATTTTTTTGGCGGCGATCTGCAGGGGGTTATCGATCATCTCGATTATCTTGAAGGGCTGGGGATTACGGGGATTTATTTCACGCCGGTGTTCTCAGGCACTACCAATCATAAATATGATACTGAGGATTACATGAAGGTGGACCCTCATTTCGGAGATACCGAGACGCTTAAGAAGTTGGTTGAAGCCTGTCATGCCCGTGGCATCCGTGTATTGCTCGACGCAGTCTTCAACCACTCTGGCCGTACCTTTGCCCCATTCGTCGATGTTCTGGAGAAAGGTGAAGCTTCACGCTACAAGGACTGGTTCCATATCCGCGAGTTCCCGCTCCAGGTAACAGACGGATATCCGACTTATGACGCGTTTGCATTCGAGCCGCTGATGCCTAAGCTGAATACGGAGAACCCGGAGGTGAAGCAATATTTGCTGGAAATAGCCGAATACTGGATCAGGGAAACCGGCATCGACGGCTGGCGGCTGGATGTGGCCAATGAGGTGGACCACGAGTTCTGGCGGGATTTCCGCAAGGTGGTGAAACGTGCCAATCCGCAAGCCTATATTCTGGGCGAAATCTGGCATGAGTCCGCCCCTTGGCTGGAGGGTGATAAATTCGATGCTGTGATGAATTATCCGTTCACGGATGCGGTGCTCGATTTCTTCGTGAATGACAGCCTGGATGCCGAAGGGTTCGCCAATTCGATTGGCAAGCAGTTGTCCCGCTACCCGCTGCAGGCTAGCGAAGTGGCCTTCAACCTGCTGGACAGCCATGACACGCCGCGCCTGCTTACCCTGGCCGGCGGTGACAAAAAGAAGCTGAAGCTGGCTGCGTTGTTCCAGTTTACTTTTATGGGCACGCCCTGCATCTATTACGGGGATGAGATCGGCATGGACGGCGAAGGTGATCCCGGCTGCCGCAAATGTATGGAATGGGACCCGGCGAAGCAGGATCTTGAGCTGTTCGCCTACTATCGCACATTGATTGATATCCGTAACAGCCACCCGGCGCTCCGCACCGGCACATTCACTTTTCTTGAGGCGCAGCGGCAGGGCAGCAAGCTGGCCTACGAGCGCCGCCTGGGCGAAGATGTGGTAGTCGTGCTTGTCAACACTGAAGAAACGGCCCAAACATTCCGCGTTAACGTTGAAGAAGTACACTGGGAGAATGTGCTCACAGGCGACTCCCTGCGTACCGAGCGCGGTAATCTGGCTGTCAAGCTGCCGGCTTATGGGTCTGCAGTGCTTAAGGCGATATTCTAA
- the pgmB gene encoding beta-phosphoglucomutase, translating into MTQIKACLFDLDGVLVDTAKYHYIAWKELAESLGFLFTEQDNERLKGVSRVASLNILLEIGGLTLDEEEKAQLAERKNNRYIEYIAKMDSSEILPGALKFLEECRDQGIKVALGSASKNAMTILNNTGLTPYFDAIIDGTHTSAAKPDPEVFLLGATAVNIHPEHCVVFEDAEAGIIAATRAGMISVGIGSPQTLRAANMVVPSLAHISVAVLRESFAVV; encoded by the coding sequence ATGACACAAATTAAAGCCTGTTTGTTCGACTTGGATGGAGTACTGGTCGACACCGCTAAATATCATTATATAGCATGGAAGGAACTCGCAGAGAGCCTTGGCTTCCTGTTCACCGAACAGGATAACGAACGTCTCAAAGGCGTCAGCAGAGTCGCCTCGCTAAACATTCTGCTCGAAATCGGCGGACTGACGCTGGATGAAGAAGAGAAAGCTCAGCTGGCAGAAAGGAAAAATAACCGTTATATCGAATACATCGCCAAGATGGACAGTTCAGAAATTTTGCCTGGTGCACTTAAGTTCCTGGAGGAGTGCCGCGACCAAGGCATCAAGGTAGCCCTTGGCTCCGCTAGCAAGAACGCAATGACTATTCTGAATAATACCGGGCTGACGCCTTACTTCGATGCTATTATCGACGGCACGCATACTAGCGCAGCGAAACCCGACCCTGAAGTCTTTCTATTGGGAGCCACAGCAGTGAATATTCATCCTGAACACTGCGTCGTCTTTGAAGATGCCGAAGCTGGCATCATAGCTGCCACCCGCGCCGGCATGATCAGTGTGGGCATCGGTTCACCGCAGACACTGAGGGCAGCGAATATGGTCGTCCCTTCCCTTGCGCACATCAGCGTTGCAGTACTCAGGGAATCATTTGCAGTCGTTTGA
- a CDS encoding glycoside hydrolase family 65 protein, with product MKQYLKIDEWSIIEESFDPQTQEISESVFSIGNGYMGGRANFEEQYSGRSLQGSYMAGVYYPDKTRVGWWKNGYPEYFAKVLNSTNWIGINIDIDGTPLDLAKCTVSEFRRVLNMKEGTLSRSFTAALEDGKEVKVESIRMVSMVRQEIGAIRYSILPLNFNGEITVTPYLDGDIKNKDSNYDEKFWNEVEKKGEPDSGYLTLKTKKLDFHVTSAMAFDILVNGEQLNAEAEVIEQEKYVASTVHLSVKPGDQIVIYKYAANVTSRNHGLGQLVDAASAALNSAREAGFVALLSEQAAAWRDKWKESDIYIEGDVSAQQAIRFNIFQLNQTYNGEDDRLNIGPKGFTGEKYGGSTYWDTEAYCVPFYLSTADSTIARNLLIYRYKHLEKAKENARKLGFRKGALYPMVTMNGEECHNEWEITFEEIHRNGAIAHAIYNYVNYTGDQAYLGQYGLEVLVEISRFWEERVHYVPHKEKYVMLGVTGPNEYENNVNNNWYTNRMASWTMEYTLEALSYLQEQEPARYAELVDKLELLEEETAKWSEIIAKMYYPLDDERGIFLQQDGFLDKEIILVKDMLPEHLPLNQKWSWDRILRSCFIKQADVLQGLYFLGDRYDLETKRRNFDFYEPITVHESSLSPCIHAILACELGYMEKAYEMYLRTSRLDLDNYNNDTEDGCHSTSMAGTWMSVVHGFGGLRVEDGRLRLAPSNPGHWTSYAFKIMFRGSRLKVSVTDQQVTVTNETEIPAALTLYDQEYEIEGLGTITADGVSITA from the coding sequence TTGAAACAATATTTAAAAATTGATGAATGGTCCATCATTGAGGAATCCTTTGATCCACAGACTCAGGAAATCTCCGAAAGCGTCTTTAGTATCGGAAACGGTTATATGGGCGGACGTGCCAACTTCGAAGAGCAATACAGCGGCCGCAGCCTGCAGGGCAGCTATATGGCGGGTGTTTATTACCCTGACAAAACACGCGTCGGCTGGTGGAAAAACGGCTATCCAGAGTATTTTGCCAAAGTACTGAACAGCACCAACTGGATTGGCATTAACATCGACATCGATGGTACCCCGCTTGATCTGGCGAAGTGTACTGTCTCCGAGTTCCGCCGGGTATTGAATATGAAAGAAGGCACGCTTTCGCGCAGCTTCACTGCCGCTCTGGAAGATGGCAAGGAAGTCAAAGTGGAGAGCATCCGTATGGTCAGTATGGTCCGCCAGGAGATTGGCGCGATTCGCTACTCCATTCTTCCGCTAAATTTCAACGGTGAAATCACGGTCACTCCTTATCTCGACGGCGATATCAAGAACAAGGATTCCAATTATGATGAGAAGTTCTGGAATGAGGTAGAGAAGAAAGGCGAGCCGGATAGCGGCTACCTTACCCTGAAGACCAAAAAACTCGACTTCCATGTAACCTCGGCTATGGCTTTTGACATTCTGGTCAACGGCGAACAACTGAATGCAGAAGCTGAAGTCATCGAGCAGGAGAAATACGTGGCCAGTACAGTCCATTTGTCGGTAAAGCCCGGCGATCAGATCGTTATTTATAAATATGCCGCTAACGTCACCTCCCGCAATCATGGACTCGGCCAGCTTGTCGATGCGGCGTCGGCGGCGCTGAACAGCGCCCGGGAAGCCGGATTCGTGGCTCTGCTGAGTGAACAGGCCGCAGCTTGGAGAGACAAGTGGAAGGAAAGCGACATTTATATCGAAGGTGACGTTTCGGCGCAGCAGGCGATCCGTTTCAATATTTTTCAGCTGAACCAGACGTATAATGGCGAGGACGACCGACTGAACATCGGGCCCAAAGGGTTCACAGGCGAGAAATACGGCGGCAGCACCTACTGGGATACGGAAGCGTATTGTGTGCCTTTTTACCTCAGTACCGCTGACTCCACGATTGCCCGCAACCTGCTGATCTACCGCTATAAGCATCTGGAGAAAGCCAAGGAGAACGCCCGCAAGCTGGGATTCCGCAAAGGCGCCCTCTACCCGATGGTCACTATGAACGGCGAAGAGTGCCACAATGAATGGGAAATCACGTTTGAAGAGATTCACCGCAACGGGGCAATTGCCCATGCTATTTATAACTATGTGAATTATACCGGCGATCAAGCCTACCTGGGGCAATATGGGCTGGAGGTGCTGGTGGAAATCTCCCGCTTCTGGGAGGAACGGGTCCATTATGTGCCGCACAAGGAGAAGTATGTCATGCTCGGCGTCACCGGACCGAACGAATACGAGAACAATGTGAACAACAACTGGTACACCAACCGGATGGCTTCCTGGACGATGGAATATACGCTGGAGGCGCTGAGCTATCTGCAGGAGCAGGAGCCGGCACGTTATGCCGAGCTGGTCGACAAGCTTGAGCTGCTAGAGGAGGAAACGGCGAAGTGGAGCGAGATTATCGCCAAGATGTATTATCCGCTGGACGACGAACGTGGCATCTTCCTGCAGCAGGACGGCTTCCTCGACAAGGAAATTATCCTGGTCAAGGATATGCTGCCTGAGCATCTGCCACTGAACCAGAAATGGTCCTGGGACCGGATTCTGCGCTCTTGCTTCATTAAGCAGGCCGATGTGCTGCAGGGACTCTATTTCCTCGGCGACCGCTATGACCTGGAAACCAAACGCCGCAATTTCGATTTCTATGAGCCAATTACCGTCCATGAGTCCTCCCTCTCCCCTTGCATTCATGCGATTCTGGCTTGCGAGCTGGGTTATATGGAAAAAGCCTATGAGATGTATCTGCGCACCTCAAGGCTGGACCTGGACAATTACAACAATGACACCGAGGACGGCTGTCACAGCACCAGCATGGCTGGCACCTGGATGTCCGTGGTCCATGGCTTCGGCGGACTTCGTGTAGAGGACGGCCGTCTGAGACTTGCGCCTTCCAACCCTGGCCACTGGACCTCTTATGCCTTCAAGATCATGTTCCGCGGCTCACGCCTGAAGGTCAGCGTCACCGATCAACAGGTGACTGTTACGAATGAAACCGAGATTCCGGCTGCTCTGACCCTTTACGATCAGGAATACGAAATCGAGGGACTCGGTACGATTACTGCCGACGGGGTTTCCATCACTGCTTAA
- a CDS encoding LacI family DNA-binding transcriptional regulator translates to MAVTIKDVAKKAGVSPSTVSRVLSNHPRISLETSRKVKVIMEDMGYTPNMMAKSLVSKTTNSICIILPKPAEELFSNLFFMELIRGIVTQSSRSGYDVLISSGANEKEELESVSRLLKGRRVDGVILLYSRKDDAVIDFLESNAYQFVLVGRSDRYENILSVDNDNVMAAYDATHHLISMGHERIGFVSGPPNLIVSRDRLEGYRKAMLSNGLEMRPEWIVEGEFLQDSGYRAMSFFMNLPNRPTALVAVDDMVSFGVLRGLNELKYKVPEDLAIVSFNNIPLSELSSPPISSIDIGIYHLGYTASQVLIQSIKNPNTDAGYTNRFVIPHRLIVRESSMYSLSQK, encoded by the coding sequence ATGGCAGTTACCATTAAGGACGTGGCCAAGAAAGCGGGAGTTTCTCCCTCCACTGTATCCCGGGTATTGTCCAACCATCCAAGAATTAGCTTGGAAACTTCCCGTAAGGTCAAAGTTATCATGGAGGATATGGGATACACCCCTAATATGATGGCCAAAAGTCTGGTATCCAAGACTACTAACAGCATTTGTATCATCCTTCCGAAACCTGCTGAAGAGCTGTTCTCCAATCTCTTTTTCATGGAATTGATCCGTGGGATCGTCACACAATCGAGCCGTTCCGGCTATGATGTGCTGATCAGCTCCGGTGCAAATGAAAAGGAAGAACTTGAATCCGTCTCCCGTCTTCTCAAGGGACGCCGTGTTGACGGCGTTATTCTGCTGTATTCCCGTAAAGATGATGCTGTTATTGATTTTCTGGAGAGCAACGCTTATCAATTCGTTCTGGTAGGGCGAAGCGACCGCTATGAGAATATATTATCTGTAGATAATGATAATGTCATGGCAGCGTACGACGCTACACATCATTTGATCTCGATGGGTCATGAACGCATCGGCTTCGTCAGCGGACCGCCTAACCTTATCGTTTCGCGCGACCGCCTCGAAGGATACCGCAAAGCCATGCTGAGCAACGGTTTGGAGATGCGGCCTGAATGGATTGTTGAAGGTGAATTTCTGCAGGATAGCGGTTATAGGGCGATGTCTTTCTTCATGAACCTCCCCAATCGGCCGACCGCGCTGGTAGCAGTGGATGATATGGTGTCGTTCGGAGTATTGCGTGGACTAAATGAACTGAAGTACAAAGTCCCTGAAGATCTGGCTATCGTGAGTTTCAACAATATTCCGCTTTCGGAATTGTCCAGCCCGCCGATCAGCAGCATTGACATTGGAATTTATCATCTTGGCTACACAGCATCTCAGGTGCTGATCCAAAGCATCAAGAATCCGAATACCGATGCAGGTTATACCAACAGATTTGTTATCCCCCATCGTCTGATTGTAAGAGAATCTTCCATGTATTCACTAAGTCAGAAATGA
- a CDS encoding carbohydrate ABC transporter permease: MQRHHTRAATILSTLFMGLGQIYNRQFIKGFIFLIVEALSLTYFIQKLGRAFWGIVTLGTTSQHFEKVKGIAKLVKGDHSIFILIQSLITIIFFLLFLLAWYMNIRDARKTGAARDAGHTPGTFKQSIRYILDYKFAQTFLILPSVGILLFTVMPIIFMVMLAFTNYSAPNHMPPAKLVDWVGFETFRSLLVLKSWSQTFYGVLTWTIIWAILSTVTTYLGGMLVAMLVSQQGIRFKGVWRAILIVPYAIPQMISLLLMRNLFNGQFGPINQYLKVFGLDGLPWLTDPFWAKVTVIVVNMWVGIPVSMLLIMGVLTTIPRDMYEAAEVDGANSYQKFRIITLPMVLFSTAPTLIAQFAGNINNFNAIFLLTAGNPPNGDYQYAGSTDLLVTWLYKLTLDQNKYNMASAVGIIIFLIVASFSLYNYRRTKSFQEEDMIQ; this comes from the coding sequence ATGCAGCGACACCATACTAGAGCAGCAACGATACTGTCTACATTGTTTATGGGATTGGGACAAATATATAACCGCCAATTTATCAAAGGTTTTATTTTTTTGATTGTAGAGGCATTAAGCTTAACTTACTTTATTCAGAAGCTGGGACGGGCGTTCTGGGGTATCGTTACCTTGGGTACAACCTCCCAACATTTTGAGAAGGTCAAAGGGATTGCCAAGCTCGTCAAAGGTGATCATTCTATATTTATTCTAATTCAGAGTTTGATCACGATTATATTCTTTCTTCTGTTTCTGCTTGCGTGGTATATGAACATTAGAGATGCCCGAAAGACTGGAGCTGCGCGAGACGCAGGCCATACTCCGGGTACGTTTAAACAGAGCATCCGTTATATCCTAGATTATAAGTTTGCGCAGACATTTCTTATCCTGCCGTCTGTAGGTATTCTGTTATTTACAGTAATGCCGATCATCTTCATGGTCATGCTGGCGTTTACGAATTATTCTGCGCCTAACCATATGCCTCCGGCCAAGCTGGTAGATTGGGTTGGCTTCGAAACATTCCGCAGCCTGCTGGTGCTTAAATCTTGGAGCCAAACATTCTACGGTGTGCTCACTTGGACCATTATTTGGGCGATCCTGTCGACAGTTACCACCTATTTGGGCGGCATGCTGGTCGCGATGCTGGTCAGCCAGCAAGGCATTCGTTTCAAGGGCGTCTGGAGAGCTATTCTGATTGTTCCCTATGCTATTCCGCAGATGATCTCCCTTCTGCTCATGCGCAACCTGTTCAACGGCCAGTTTGGTCCGATTAACCAATATCTAAAAGTTTTCGGGCTCGATGGCCTTCCTTGGCTAACGGATCCATTCTGGGCCAAAGTAACGGTTATCGTAGTTAACATGTGGGTCGGTATTCCGGTATCCATGCTGCTGATTATGGGGGTTCTGACAACGATTCCGCGCGATATGTATGAAGCGGCCGAAGTGGATGGGGCGAACAGCTACCAGAAATTCCGCATCATAACATTGCCTATGGTGCTATTCTCGACGGCGCCTACACTGATTGCCCAGTTTGCAGGCAACATCAATAACTTTAATGCGATCTTCCTGTTAACAGCCGGTAATCCCCCAAACGGGGATTATCAGTATGCCGGTTCCACCGACTTGCTCGTGACGTGGCTTTACAAGCTCACGCTTGACCAGAACAAATATAACATGGCATCTGCGGTTGGGATCATTATCTTCTTAATCGTAGCCAGCTTCTCGCTTTACAATTACCGGCGGACGAAATCATTCCAGGAGGAGGACATGATCCAATGA